Proteins encoded by one window of Crassostrea angulata isolate pt1a10 chromosome 9, ASM2561291v2, whole genome shotgun sequence:
- the LOC128164315 gene encoding fibrinogen-like protein 1, producing the protein MGRLFEFLIWSLLFLSTKGQALYDDMGDRKRSVDLALRSMRTDLQQFSQGIERMVMKKLEGFENIIEAKMDQIGTKNNKSLSTIQTEQRLLRQEMRVLRYLEIFSRLNNIAGFDCADILDYFPDTRERDGVYNIMDLNKTKAVYCDMTTGNGGWTVIQRRVNGSEEFERNWTEYKNGFGSADHEYWIGNDMLHRLTTLKPQELRADIERFNGEKAYAVYSTFSVGDEASKYQLQVNGYSGNAGDSLDGHNNMKFSTPDQDNDLDTGSCAGGYNCGWWFNECYDANPNGPYTDSEKTGWHYNAWYHWKSSYISLKTIRLMIRPRA; encoded by the exons ATGGGTAGACTGTTTGAATTTCTGATCTGGTCTTTATTGTTTCTATCAACAAAAGGACAGGCGTTGTATGATGATATGGGAGACAGGAAGAGGTCTGTAGACTTGGCATTACGCTCCATGAGAACCGACCTACAACAATTTAGTCAAGGTATTGAAAGGATGGTGATGAAGAAACTTGAGGGTTTCGAAAACATCATCGAGGCAAAGATGGACCAAATAGGGACAAAGAACAACAAAAGTCTTTCCACTATTCAGACCGAACAACGACTCCTGAGACAGGAAATGCGTGTACTAAGATATCTGGAAATATTCAGTCGATTGAACAACATTGCTGGTTTCGACTGTGCTGACATTTTGGACTACTTTCCAGATACCAGAGAGAGGGATGGTGTTTATAATATTAtggatttaaataaaacaaaggcTGTGTACTGTgatatgaccactggcaatggAGGATGGAcg GTGATTCAGCGAAGAGTGAATGGATCGGAAGAATTTGAACGTAACTGGACGGAATACAAGAACGGGTTTGGATCTGCTGATCATGAGTATTGGATAG gaaatgacATGCTACATAGATTGACGACACTGAAGCCACAGGAACTGCGAGCAGATATCGAGAGATTTAATGGAGAGAAAGCCTATGCTGTATACTCTACTTTTTCTGTCGGGGACGAGGCCAGTAAATATCAGCTACAGGTGAATGGATACAGTGGGAATGCAG GAGATAGCCTGGATGGCCACAATAACATGAAGTTCTCAACTCCGGACCAGGATAATGACCTGGACACAGGTTCCTGTGCCGGCGGGTACAATTGTGGATGGTGGTTCAACGAGTGTTACGATGCCAACCCTAATGGACCCTACACCGACTCTGAGAAAACTGGCTGGCATTACAATGCATGGTATCACTGGAAAAGTTCGTATATATCCCTGAAAACAATACGGTTAATGATACGTCCTCGAGCCTGA